The following proteins come from a genomic window of Deinococcus sp. KSM4-11:
- a CDS encoding FAD-binding dehydrogenase has protein sequence MDADIIVVGAGLAGLVAAAEAADAGKRVLLLDQEGEQNLGGQAFWSFGGLFFVDSPEQRRLGIRDSRELAGRDWEATAGFDRVEDHWPRQWAQAYLDFAAGEKRAWLHGLGVRWFPMVGWAERGGQGAAGPGNSVPRFHITWGTGPGLIEPFEARVLAHAGAGRITLHYRHRVLGLTFTGGTVTGVHGEVLEPSKLDRGESSSRAAIGEFSVEAGAVIVTSGGIGGNHKLVRQNWPTARLGPAPEFMVAGVPKHVDGELQQAVHTQGARLINADRMWHYTEGVRNWHPIWPGHGIRILPGPSSLWLDPTGRRLPAPNYPGFDTLSTLTHIGTHRYPHTWFLLNRAIIKKEFTLSGSEQNPDLTLRNLRAVAGRVGKRVAPPVQAFMDRGADFFVASTLDDLLRRMDAGAGDHALDPEIVRREVRDRDLQITHPFSKDPQVAAIRGARAYLSERLVRIARPAPLLHPGDGPLIAVKLNILTRKTLGGLETDLQSRVLGEGGQPIPGLYAAGEVAGFGGGGVHGYRALEGTFLGGCLYSGRVAGRAAAGAT, from the coding sequence GTGGACGCCGACATCATCGTGGTGGGAGCTGGACTGGCCGGGCTGGTCGCTGCCGCGGAGGCGGCCGACGCCGGCAAGCGCGTGCTGCTGCTGGATCAGGAGGGTGAGCAGAACCTGGGCGGGCAGGCGTTCTGGTCGTTCGGCGGGCTGTTCTTCGTGGATTCGCCCGAGCAGCGCCGCCTCGGCATCCGCGACAGCCGCGAGCTGGCGGGCCGGGACTGGGAGGCCACGGCCGGCTTCGACCGGGTCGAGGATCACTGGCCCCGGCAGTGGGCGCAGGCGTACCTGGATTTCGCGGCGGGTGAGAAACGCGCCTGGCTGCACGGCCTGGGCGTCCGCTGGTTCCCCATGGTCGGCTGGGCCGAACGGGGCGGACAGGGCGCCGCCGGCCCCGGCAACTCGGTGCCGCGGTTCCACATCACCTGGGGCACCGGCCCTGGCCTGATCGAGCCCTTCGAGGCGCGCGTCCTCGCCCACGCCGGGGCGGGGCGCATCACCCTGCACTACCGGCACCGCGTCCTGGGACTGACCTTCACGGGTGGCACGGTCACGGGCGTGCACGGCGAGGTGCTCGAACCGTCGAAACTCGACCGGGGGGAATCCAGCTCTCGCGCCGCCATCGGAGAGTTCAGCGTCGAGGCCGGGGCCGTGATCGTCACGTCTGGCGGGATCGGGGGCAACCACAAGCTGGTGCGGCAGAACTGGCCCACCGCGCGGCTCGGACCCGCCCCGGAGTTCATGGTGGCGGGCGTGCCGAAGCACGTGGACGGCGAACTCCAGCAGGCTGTGCATACCCAGGGCGCACGGCTGATCAATGCCGACCGCATGTGGCACTACACCGAAGGCGTGCGCAACTGGCATCCCATCTGGCCGGGGCACGGCATCCGCATCCTGCCCGGCCCCAGCAGCCTGTGGCTGGATCCGACCGGACGCCGGCTGCCCGCACCGAACTATCCCGGCTTCGACACATTGAGCACCCTGACGCACATCGGCACGCACCGGTACCCGCACACCTGGTTCCTGCTCAACCGCGCAATCATCAAGAAAGAATTCACGCTGTCGGGCAGCGAGCAGAACCCGGACCTGACCCTGCGCAACCTGCGTGCCGTGGCCGGACGGGTCGGGAAGCGCGTGGCGCCGCCCGTGCAGGCCTTCATGGATCGGGGGGCCGACTTCTTCGTGGCGTCCACCCTGGACGACCTGCTGCGCCGCATGGACGCCGGAGCCGGTGACCACGCCCTCGACCCGGAGATCGTGCGGCGTGAGGTGCGCGACCGTGACCTGCAGATCACGCACCCGTTCAGCAAGGATCCGCAGGTGGCGGCCATCCGGGGTGCCCGGGCCTATCTCAGTGAGCGGCTGGTTCGGATTGCCCGGCCCGCGCCGCTGCTTCACCCCGGCGACGGCCCCCTGATTGCCGTGAAGCTCAATATCCTGACCCGCAAAACCCTGGGTGGCCTGGAAACGGACCTCCAGTCGCGTGTCCTCGGTGAAGGCGGACAGCCCATCCCCGGCCTGTACGCTGCCGGCGAGGTCGCGGGGTTCGGGGGGGGCGGCGTGCACGGCTACCGCGCCCTGGAAGGCACCTTCCTGGGCGGCTGCCTGTACAGCGGCCGGGTGGCAGGACGGGCCGCTGCCGGGGCCACCTGA
- a CDS encoding S8 family serine peptidase encodes MRRRLFTGLITMSLLAACSTTPQVQGTQTPAQTPPAAQVPVEAPPVLTAPAGDSNAPLLAKTSKLSSALTALASAGLGAQSTAATASGSDVRPGGHRLVSGDGTVTVDALPSGTPEDLLATLQGLGMTSGSTYAGLVSGVLPVSALPAAAALPELRSMRLAVATTNQVHTQAFQTPSQGLTVSQGDQAERSDIARQKYRVSGAGVTVGALSDSFNCAKKPLTTATDDVKNGDLPAGGVQVVEELDSRSCSAGASDEGRGMLQIVHDVAPAAKLSFATAYSGEAGFANNILKLAAAGADVIVDDVSYFAEPYFQDGVVSQAVDKVARQGVSYFSSAGNQARQSYEGAFRPSGQTFNGCELNDFDPGSKVDPLQSITIAPGDDVLIFLQWDQPFASVSRAGRGSASDVDLLLFDSKGKLLPTDAKAGQFPVSTDDNVGGDPVEAVQYFNTTKAPIQVNLAMTLCSGPAPKILKWIDFDYGTNVEYDTASPTSFGHHNAAGGAGVGAARFYRTPAFGQTPPLLESFSSAGGIPILFDLNGRALSTPDLRQQPRFTAPDGGNTSFFGQVTFGDGTPIDGDAFPNFFGTSAAAPHAAGVAALMLDGVTQYGGASRPADIYKALAASSVDMKTAGYDADSGAGLIQADKAVEKIITTVP; translated from the coding sequence GTGAGAAGACGTCTGTTTACCGGATTGATCACCATGTCCCTGTTGGCCGCCTGTTCCACGACCCCTCAGGTGCAGGGTACCCAGACTCCCGCACAAACGCCGCCAGCAGCGCAGGTGCCGGTCGAGGCGCCGCCCGTGCTCACGGCGCCTGCCGGCGACAGCAATGCTCCACTGCTGGCCAAGACCAGCAAGCTGAGCAGCGCCCTGACGGCCCTGGCCAGCGCCGGCCTGGGTGCCCAGAGCACGGCCGCCACTGCCAGTGGAAGTGACGTTCGCCCTGGCGGTCACCGCCTTGTGAGTGGCGATGGCACCGTCACGGTCGATGCCCTGCCCTCCGGGACGCCCGAGGATCTGCTCGCCACCCTCCAGGGCCTCGGCATGACGTCGGGCTCCACCTACGCGGGCCTGGTGTCCGGTGTGCTGCCCGTCTCGGCCCTGCCAGCCGCCGCCGCTCTGCCGGAATTGCGCAGCATGCGGCTCGCGGTGGCCACCACCAACCAGGTGCACACGCAGGCCTTCCAGACGCCCAGCCAGGGTCTCACCGTCTCACAGGGTGATCAGGCTGAACGCAGCGACATCGCCCGCCAGAAGTACCGAGTGAGCGGGGCTGGCGTAACGGTGGGCGCACTCTCGGACAGTTTCAACTGTGCCAAGAAGCCGCTGACCACCGCCACCGATGACGTCAAGAACGGTGACCTGCCCGCAGGTGGCGTGCAGGTGGTCGAGGAGCTCGATTCACGCTCCTGTAGCGCCGGGGCGTCCGATGAGGGACGTGGCATGCTCCAGATCGTGCATGACGTGGCGCCCGCCGCCAAACTGTCGTTCGCCACCGCCTACAGCGGAGAGGCCGGCTTCGCGAACAACATCCTTAAGCTCGCGGCCGCCGGTGCGGACGTGATCGTGGACGACGTCTCCTACTTCGCCGAGCCGTACTTCCAGGACGGTGTGGTGTCCCAGGCTGTCGACAAGGTGGCCCGTCAGGGCGTGTCCTACTTCTCCTCAGCCGGCAACCAGGCCCGGCAGTCGTACGAGGGGGCCTTCCGGCCCAGCGGTCAGACCTTCAACGGCTGTGAACTCAATGACTTCGACCCCGGCAGTAAGGTCGATCCCCTGCAGAGCATCACCATCGCTCCGGGCGACGACGTGCTGATCTTCCTGCAGTGGGATCAGCCCTTCGCCTCGGTGTCCCGCGCCGGCCGGGGCTCGGCCAGCGACGTGGATCTCCTGCTGTTCGACAGCAAGGGCAAGCTACTCCCCACAGATGCCAAGGCCGGGCAGTTCCCCGTGTCCACCGACGACAACGTGGGCGGTGACCCGGTGGAGGCCGTGCAGTACTTCAATACCACCAAGGCGCCCATTCAGGTGAATCTGGCGATGACGCTGTGCAGCGGCCCGGCCCCGAAGATCCTGAAATGGATTGACTTCGACTACGGCACGAACGTCGAGTACGACACCGCGTCCCCGACCAGTTTCGGTCACCACAATGCGGCTGGTGGCGCAGGCGTGGGCGCAGCGCGCTTCTACCGCACGCCCGCGTTCGGGCAGACCCCGCCGCTGCTGGAGAGCTTCTCCTCGGCCGGGGGCATTCCGATTCTCTTCGATCTGAATGGACGGGCGCTCAGCACACCGGATCTTCGTCAACAGCCACGGTTCACGGCGCCAGATGGCGGGAACACCAGCTTTTTCGGACAGGTCACCTTCGGTGATGGGACGCCGATTGACGGTGACGCATTCCCCAACTTCTTCGGCACCAGTGCCGCTGCCCCGCACGCGGCGGGCGTCGCGGCCCTCATGCTTGACGGCGTCACGCAGTACGGCGGCGCGTCGCGACCTGCGGACATCTACAAGGCGCTTGCTGCCAGCAGCGTGGATATGAAGACCGCTGGCTACGACGCTGACAGTGGCGCGGGGCTGATCCAGGCGGACAAGGCAGTCGAGAAGATCATCACCACGGTTCCGTAA